Proteins encoded by one window of Tunturibacter psychrotolerans:
- a CDS encoding DUF1254 domain-containing protein encodes MNSHRVPLVLAASVLASSLTACEQKNVGAPVNTSTQSNTPATDLLHSRAVEAVIWGMPAVNYDLMYQAMVNQAHGGFNQIVYWSKLSTWKNQTLTPNPDAIYIMPFFNTKEVGPMVLEIPPADNGTIVGSIDDCWQTAIEDVGPAGVDKGKGGKYLILPPDYKGKPPAGYFPMPASTYKSYALLRSNPKSGSEADIASAVDYAKRIKIYPLSQAAHPPETKWNDAIDVVFDSTIPYDDRFFQSLNRVVQIEPWIERDRGMIDQLKTIGIEKGKPFNPDAATTQTFKSAAADAHVWLASEYEKAYTTPFYPGTHWAFPVSPDMAKSVQANYSIPNIYPVDARGTTYSFVFFSAKHLGAGQFYLLAIKDKNDQRFNGASTYKLTLPPNPPVKQYWSVTVYDGETHAFFHNVPRQSASSQNPGLQKNPDGSVDVYFGPKAPAGKESNWVPTDPNRGFELLFRAYGPTDAFFQKTWALPDVEKQ; translated from the coding sequence ATGAATTCCCATCGCGTGCCACTCGTTCTTGCAGCCAGCGTTCTCGCCTCGTCACTTACCGCATGCGAACAGAAGAACGTAGGAGCTCCCGTGAACACCTCCACTCAAAGCAACACACCCGCCACTGACCTCCTCCACTCCCGCGCCGTCGAGGCCGTGATCTGGGGAATGCCCGCCGTCAACTACGATCTGATGTATCAGGCTATGGTCAATCAGGCCCACGGCGGCTTCAACCAGATCGTCTACTGGTCGAAGCTCTCGACGTGGAAGAACCAGACCCTGACTCCCAATCCCGACGCCATCTACATCATGCCGTTCTTCAACACGAAGGAGGTCGGTCCCATGGTGCTCGAGATTCCTCCCGCCGACAACGGCACCATCGTCGGTTCCATCGACGACTGCTGGCAGACCGCAATCGAAGACGTCGGCCCCGCCGGTGTCGACAAGGGCAAGGGCGGCAAATACCTGATCCTGCCGCCAGACTACAAAGGCAAGCCGCCAGCCGGATACTTCCCCATGCCCGCTTCCACCTATAAGAGCTACGCTCTTCTTCGCTCCAACCCCAAGAGCGGCAGCGAGGCTGATATTGCCAGTGCCGTCGACTACGCCAAACGCATCAAGATCTACCCGCTTTCGCAGGCCGCGCATCCACCCGAAACCAAGTGGAACGACGCCATAGACGTCGTCTTCGACTCCACCATCCCCTATGACGACCGCTTCTTTCAATCGCTCAATCGCGTCGTCCAGATCGAACCCTGGATCGAGCGCGACCGTGGCATGATCGATCAGCTCAAGACCATCGGGATCGAGAAGGGCAAGCCTTTCAACCCCGACGCAGCCACAACCCAGACCTTCAAATCCGCTGCGGCTGATGCCCACGTGTGGCTCGCCTCCGAGTACGAGAAGGCCTACACAACGCCCTTTTATCCCGGCACACATTGGGCTTTTCCCGTCTCGCCGGACATGGCGAAGTCGGTTCAGGCGAACTACAGTATCCCCAACATCTATCCCGTCGACGCTCGCGGCACCACGTACAGCTTTGTCTTCTTCAGCGCCAAGCATCTCGGCGCCGGACAGTTCTACCTTTTGGCCATCAAAGACAAGAACGACCAGCGCTTCAACGGAGCCTCGACCTACAAGCTCACCCTTCCACCCAATCCTCCGGTCAAGCAGTACTGGTCGGTCACTGTCTACGACGGCGAAACCCACGCCTTCTTCCACAACGTTCCGCGACAAAGCGCTTCCTCGCAGAATCCCGGACTACAAAAGAATCCCGATGGCTCTGTGGATGTTTACTTTGGGCCAAAGGCTCCGGCCGGCAAAGAGAGCAACTGGGTTCCCACTGACCCGAACCGTGGATTCGAGCTTCTGTTCCGCGCCTATGGTCCCACCGACGCCTTCTTCCAGAAGACCTGGGCATTGCCCGATGTTGAAAAGCAGTGA
- a CDS encoding sugar MFS transporter, with product MGLQAKTASAVNRSETVVAKTDVRAMSVATALFFMVGFLTCLNDVIIPHLKSIFDLSYGQAMLVQFAFFSSYFIFSYPGGKLVDLFGYKRAMVSGLLIMAVGALGFLPAANYAIFGVFLAALVILAAGMTTVQVAANPYVTIVGPPATASSRLNLAQAFNSVGTFIAPFLGARFILRNANPVTPERLHQMSEAARRLYRATEASTVRLPYIGMAIVLFLLAVGLASISLKPQQAAAEATRDFRPSEYAAASNDSIWRHKWLWAGALGIFTYVGAEVSIGSLLVNFMGLPTIANLHAADAANYLMVYWGGAMVGRFIGSAALTRLSTGRLLGFSAFAALVLVITAVATHGHLAMFALLAVGFCNSTMFPSIFTLGIQGLGHLTSKGSSVMIAAIVGGALIPLATGRLADQVGLQLSFLIPAVCYVYIAALGFAAWSRPAGAASKAIGSSR from the coding sequence ATGGGACTGCAAGCAAAGACAGCTTCAGCAGTAAATCGTTCGGAGACGGTTGTAGCGAAAACCGATGTACGTGCGATGTCTGTCGCGACCGCCCTTTTCTTCATGGTCGGTTTCCTCACCTGCCTCAACGACGTCATCATCCCCCACCTGAAGAGCATCTTCGACCTCTCCTACGGCCAGGCGATGCTGGTCCAATTCGCCTTTTTCTCTTCCTACTTCATCTTCAGCTATCCAGGCGGCAAGCTCGTCGATCTATTCGGGTACAAGCGGGCCATGGTCAGTGGCCTCCTCATCATGGCCGTCGGAGCACTCGGTTTTCTTCCAGCCGCAAACTATGCCATCTTCGGCGTATTCCTGGCTGCGCTCGTAATCCTTGCTGCCGGCATGACAACCGTCCAGGTCGCCGCAAATCCTTACGTCACCATCGTCGGGCCTCCGGCGACCGCATCCAGCCGCCTGAATCTCGCTCAGGCATTCAACTCTGTCGGAACCTTCATCGCCCCATTCCTCGGAGCCAGATTCATTCTCCGCAACGCAAACCCGGTCACCCCCGAGCGGCTTCACCAGATGTCCGAGGCAGCACGACGGCTCTACCGCGCCACCGAAGCGTCCACCGTTCGGCTGCCTTACATCGGCATGGCGATAGTATTGTTCCTTTTGGCAGTCGGATTAGCCTCGATCTCGCTCAAGCCGCAGCAAGCCGCCGCAGAAGCGACTCGTGACTTTCGTCCCAGTGAGTACGCAGCCGCCAGTAACGACAGTATCTGGAGACACAAATGGCTCTGGGCAGGAGCTTTAGGAATCTTCACCTACGTCGGAGCGGAAGTTTCCATCGGAAGTCTCCTCGTCAACTTCATGGGCCTTCCCACTATCGCCAACCTGCACGCCGCAGACGCCGCAAACTACCTCATGGTCTATTGGGGCGGAGCAATGGTCGGACGATTCATCGGCTCCGCTGCGCTGACACGTCTCTCCACAGGCCGTCTCCTTGGGTTTTCAGCCTTTGCAGCTCTCGTTCTCGTGATCACGGCAGTCGCTACCCACGGTCACCTCGCCATGTTCGCTCTTCTTGCCGTCGGCTTCTGCAACTCCACCATGTTTCCTTCGATCTTCACCCTTGGAATACAAGGCTTAGGCCACCTGACAAGCAAGGGGTCAAGCGTCATGATCGCCGCCATCGTAGGCGGTGCTCTAATCCCCTTGGCTACCGGAAGACTCGCAGACCAAGTCGGATTACAGCTATCGTTCCTGATCCCTGCGGTCTGCTATGTCTACATCGCCGCACTCGGATTCGCGGCATGGTCCCGACCCGCCGGTGCCGCTTCCAAAGCGATCGGCAGCTCACGCTAA
- a CDS encoding DUF1254 domain-containing protein yields MERSSICLTAPAAILLAGFLTGCQPQKAPEEARAPPPARPAAAQIAGTPSGTVMTPEYVAAVGRFAYIWGWPLVNNLNRALGVKDLPGPGRVGGVVPAAPPGRISMLTDYISAEERFVTCPNQDTVYGAGFQHVDTIPVVVQVPDFGGRFFTYQIADARTNSFGNIGKQYGTKSGFYLVVGPNWRGSVPHGITGVLQSPTDLVAIFPRVFQDDTPEDKAAIQPLLNQIVVYPLSEFDGKMKTMDWKSTPSFPAPPSTGGETKWVVPEKFFDELAVILKQVPPMPGEESLYANFQSVLDAAAKDPKLKQTLTQTAVAAEKDLVSPLFDFHMNGRPIGNGWNSPSNGANWGYDYLSRTATARSNMYDNAPQETRYIYTDFDSSGQRLNGAHGYTVTFPAGQTPPVDGFWSLTLYNKEHLFSPNSLGRFSLGTKSKSMKQNPDGSLTIYVQNASPGADKQDNWIPAPKDNFSLYIRAYWPKEEITSGKWIPPLVKTAH; encoded by the coding sequence ATGGAGCGTTCCAGCATTTGTCTCACAGCCCCAGCCGCAATCCTCCTCGCCGGGTTTCTAACCGGCTGCCAGCCGCAAAAAGCCCCTGAAGAGGCTCGTGCACCGCCACCAGCCCGTCCAGCGGCTGCCCAGATCGCAGGTACCCCCTCCGGTACAGTGATGACGCCGGAGTATGTCGCTGCTGTGGGACGATTTGCCTACATCTGGGGCTGGCCGCTGGTGAACAATCTCAACCGAGCTCTTGGCGTCAAAGATCTTCCCGGCCCGGGCCGCGTCGGCGGAGTCGTTCCCGCGGCCCCTCCCGGCCGCATCTCCATGCTTACCGACTACATCAGCGCCGAGGAACGCTTCGTCACCTGTCCCAACCAGGACACCGTCTACGGCGCCGGTTTCCAACACGTCGATACCATTCCAGTCGTTGTTCAGGTGCCCGACTTCGGCGGTCGATTCTTCACCTATCAGATTGCAGACGCCCGTACGAACTCCTTCGGCAATATTGGAAAGCAGTACGGAACCAAATCCGGCTTCTATCTCGTGGTCGGTCCCAACTGGAGGGGCAGCGTCCCGCACGGCATAACCGGAGTTCTGCAGTCGCCAACTGATCTCGTCGCTATCTTCCCCCGTGTCTTTCAGGACGACACCCCCGAGGACAAAGCTGCGATCCAGCCGCTTCTTAACCAGATCGTCGTCTACCCGCTCTCCGAGTTCGATGGAAAGATGAAGACGATGGACTGGAAGAGCACACCTTCCTTTCCTGCTCCTCCATCGACCGGCGGCGAGACGAAGTGGGTGGTCCCGGAAAAATTCTTCGATGAGCTTGCTGTCATCCTCAAACAGGTTCCACCGATGCCCGGCGAAGAATCTCTCTACGCCAACTTCCAGTCTGTCCTGGACGCGGCAGCAAAAGATCCGAAGCTGAAGCAGACTCTGACGCAGACTGCGGTTGCCGCGGAGAAAGATCTCGTTAGTCCGCTGTTCGACTTCCACATGAACGGACGCCCAATCGGCAATGGCTGGAACTCACCTTCCAACGGAGCCAACTGGGGTTATGACTATCTCTCGCGCACGGCGACCGCAAGATCGAACATGTACGACAACGCGCCGCAGGAGACCCGCTATATCTACACGGACTTCGACTCCAGCGGCCAGCGGCTCAACGGTGCTCATGGTTACACCGTCACCTTCCCAGCGGGACAAACACCGCCTGTTGACGGCTTCTGGTCGCTCACGCTCTATAACAAGGAACATCTCTTCTCGCCGAACTCGCTCGGCCGCTTCTCGCTTGGAACGAAGAGCAAGTCGATGAAGCAGAACCCTGACGGTTCGCTTACCATCTACGTCCAGAACGCGTCACCCGGTGCTGATAAGCAGGACAACTGGATTCCCGCGCCGAAGGATAACTTCTCTCTTTACATCCGTGCTTATTGGCCTAAAGAAGAGATCACGAGCGGGAAGTGGATTCCGCCGCTCGTGAAAACGGCTCACTGA